A region of Haliotis asinina isolate JCU_RB_2024 chromosome 7, JCU_Hal_asi_v2, whole genome shotgun sequence DNA encodes the following proteins:
- the LOC137291469 gene encoding hemagglutinin/proteinase-like, translating into MKSQIILLGLVSLAVYTTEAARRFNVASVAQRLRSRFHATREELCAELGLHGKSAIVPRQSLKTVRGRVKQRLQQIYGGLEVVGGSVAVDVDRVGYTGVVSGELFTSLEEDIPNPDDCEQTHDTVKRVAFAREGVTESQVSKLRVTKNVYVKKDGVARLAYEINFFYMNGKRPSRPCYFIDACDLTTLHRFNNIQNKAVERRLAVLRHRRQSPGDDECSGETTTPEPETTTDSCDGGSETQDPQTAPPTTAAPTTRSPTTAGPTTCNNPARGEGGNLKVGRYLYGDPPLCLNTTVRGSSCILENAYVKVIDLNQGTRRNNRDPAASYTCANGYDDAINQAYSPVLDAMNFGTKSARMFIEWYSMVPLNFKPILFVHYGSNYENAFWDGDSLTFGDGRYTFYPLVNQDVIAHELAHGVTEQNSNLIYDDQSGGINEAFSDITGEATEMFARGYNDWFVGAEIFKSRNGALRYFEDPTRDGVSIKHTRDYRNSVDVHYSSGIFNHAFYQLVQENNMPIRQAFECFLRANVIYWGRSTTFEEGACGVMKACYDLGYDYQAVKRSFQVVGVTFRGCQDPTFMETLSESETLTGLTVSSSHRPVFLLAPPSEATYVVVTPNTGGNSINMAVYDNLESTEPLAMATGQLRYQLPSGSPSLYLRVSADVDNDITDVSVQITYE; encoded by the exons ATGAAGTCTCAGATCATCCTACTGG GACTGGTGTCACTCGCAGTGTACACGACGGAGGCGGCACGTCGATTCAACGTTGCTTCCGTCGCCCAACGTTTACGGTCTCGTTTCCACGCCACTCGTGAGGAACTATGTGCGGAGTTGGGGCTTCATGGCAAAAGCGCTATCGTTCCCAGACAGTCCCTCAAGACAGTGCGAGGAAGGGTCAAACAACGTCTCCAGCAAATCTATGGGGGTCTGGAAGTAGTGGGAGGCAGCGTGGCCGTCGACGTCGACAGGGTCGGTTACACGGGCGTTGTCAGCGGTGAACTTTTCACATCACTGGAGGAAGATATTCCTAACCCTGACGACTGTGAGCAGACACATGACACCGTCAAAAGAGTAGCATTCGCACGAGAAGGGGTCACAGAGTCTCAAGTAAGCAAACTCAGGGTCACGAAGAACGTCTACGTGAAGAAGGATGGCGTGGCACGTCTGGCCTATGAAATTAACTTCTTCTACATGAACGGCAAACGGCCTAGTCGTCCATGTTACTTCATTGACGCTTGTGACCTTACCACTCTCCACAGGTTCAATAACATCCAGAACAAAGCAGTCGAGAGACGCCTAGCTGTTCTAAGACACAGAAGACAATCTCCTGGGGATGATGAGTGCTCAGGAGAGACCACCACACCGGAACCGGAAACGACAACTGATAGCTGTGACGGAGGGTCGGAAACTCAAGACCCCCAGACAGCACCACCCACAACAGCAGCACCGACAACAAGAAGCCCCACTACAGCAGGTCCAACAACGTGCAACAACCCTGCCAGAGGGGAGGGTGGAAACCTTAAAGTTGGAAGGTACCTGTATGGCGATCCTCCTCTCTGTCTCAACACCACCGTCAGAGGCTCCAGCTGCATTCTGGAAAACGCCTACGTCAAAGTAATAGACTTGAACCAAGGTACACGTAGGAACAACCGTGACCCCGCAGCTTCCTACACTTGTGCCAACGGTTATGATGACGCCATCAACCAAGCCTACTCCCCCGTCCTGGACGCCatgaactttggcaccaaatCAGCCCGTATGTTTATCGAGTGGTACTCAATGGTTCCCCTCAACTTCAAACCAATTCTCTTTGTCCATTACGGCAGCAACTACGAAAATGCCTTCTGGGACGGCGATAGTCTCACTTTCGGCGATGGCCGATACACTTTCTACCCACTTGTCAACCAAGACGTTATTGCACATGAACTTGCTCATGGTGTCACCGAACAAAACTCCAACCTCATCTACGACGATCAGTCTGGTGGTATTAACGAAGCCTTCTCCGATATAACAGGGGAGGCAACTGAAATGTTTGCTCGTGGCTACAACGACTGGTTTGTTGGAGCTGAAATCTTTAAAAGCAGGAATGGGGCCCTGCGTTACTTTGAGGATCCTACAAGAGATGGGGTTTCAATCAAGCATACCAGAGACTACAGAAACAGCGTGGATGTTCACTACAGCAGCGGCATCTTCAACCACGCCTTCTACCAACTCGTTCAGGAAAACAACATGCCCATCAGACAAGCTTTCGAATGCTTCCTCAGAGCAAACGTCATCTACTGGGGACGTTCAACGACCTTCGAGGAAGGCGCTTGTGGAGTCATGAAAGCTTGCTACGACCTCGGCTACGACTATCAGGCAGTGAAAAGATCTTTCCAGGTTGTGGGAGTCACTTTCCGTGGTTGTCAGGACCCGACTTTCATGGAGACCTTATCGGAGAGCGAGACCCTGACTGGCCTGACCGTCTCCTCCTCACATCGTCCCGTCTTTTTGTTGGCGCCTCCATCGGAGGCAACCTACGTCGTTGTGACGCCAAATACAGGCGGCAACTCCATCAACATGGCCGTGTACGACAACCTGGAGTCCACAGAACCACTGGCAATGGCAACAGGCCAGTTAAGATATCAGCTTCCTTCTGGGTCTCCGTCGCTGTACCTGCGTGTATCTGCTGACGTAGATAATGACATCACTGACGTCAGCGTTCAAATTACGTATGAATGA